The Rhizobium rhododendri nucleotide sequence CTGCCGTCACGACCCTAAGCCTTTCCGACAATCTGGTGCTGGCCCGCAGCCAGTCCGACCGCAAGGCGTTTCTCGGCGGCGGCGCGTTGCAGATCATTCGTCGCGCTGCGGTGACGCTGGCGACAAAGCGGATTTCCGAGGCCATGGACGTGCGCAAGAGCGGCGAAGACCCGATGGCCGGCTCGCTCTCCGGCGGCAACCTGCAGAAGTTCATCGTCGGTCGTGAGCTCGATCGCCAGCCGGACGTGCTAGTTGTCAACCAGCCCACCTGGGGTGTCGACGCCGGCGCTGCGAGCCGTATCCGCCAAGCCCTGGTCGATCTCGCCAAGGCCGGATCGGCGGTACTGGTGATCAGCCAGGACCTCGACGAAATCTTCGAGGTCGCCACCGAGATTGCCGTCATATCGGACGGGCATCTGTCCCCGTCCTATCCGGCAGGCGAGATGACACGTGAAAAGATAGGACTGTTGATGGGTGGCACCCACGGCGTGTCGACAGAGGCGGAGCCGGCCCATGCGCATTGAACTCGAGAAGCGCGGCGGAGTCTCCAGGCTGTTCGGCCTGCTGTCGCCGCTTCTGGCCCTGCTGCTCACCCTGATTGCCGGGGGCATCATGTTCCTGCTCCTCGGCAAGGATCCGCTCGGTTCGCTCTATGCTTTGCTCGTGGAACCGCTGTTCGATCCCTGGTCGCTGAACGAGCTTGCCAAGAAGGCCGCACCGCTGATCCTGATCGCCGTCGGCCTGTCGGTTTGCTACCGCTCGAACAACTGGAACATTGGCGCGGAAGGCCAGTACAGCGTCGGTGCCATCGTTGGCTCGATGATCCCCGTCTATTTCTACGACTGGCAGTCGCCGCTGGTCCTGCCGCTGATGCTGGTCATGGGCGCGCTCGGCGGCGCCCTGTTTGCGACGATCCCGGCACTGCTGAAGACGCATTTCAACACCAACGAAATTCTCACCAGCCTGATGCTCACCTATATCGCCCAGCTGTTTCTCGACTGGCTGACTCGCGGTCCCTGGCGCAATCCCGATGGGCACGGCTTTTACGGGACGCGCGATTTCACGCCAGACCAAGTGCTGCCGCCGATCTGGGACGATATCGTCACGGCCCATTGGGGACTGATATTCGCCATCGTTGCGGCGGTGCTCATCTGGTTCATGATGCGCTTTACCCTGAAGGGCTTCGAGGTCGTGGTACTCGGCCAATCCGAACGGGCAGGGCGGTTTGCCGGCTTTTCGCCCCGTAAGATGGTTTGGTTCAGCTTCATCCTCTCGGGTGCGCTGGCGGGCCTTGCAGGGATCTCCGAAGTTTCAGGCTCCATCGGCCATCTGCAGCCCGATATCTCGCCCAGCTACGGCTTCACGGCCATCATCGTCGCCTTTCTCGGCAGGCTCAATCCGCTCGGCATCATTGCATCGGGCTTCGTCCTGGCGCTCACCTACATCGGCGGCGAGGCGGCACAGTTGTCGATCGGTGTTTCGGACAAGGTGACGCGCGTCTTCCAAGGCTTCCTGCTGTTCTTCGTGCTCTCCTGCGATACGCTGATCTACTACAAGGTGCGCATCGTCTGGTCGCGCATCCGGGCCCGGACAGGAGCCGCATCATGACCTTTTTCGAAGCCGTCCTGCTGACCATCATCACCGCATCGACTCCGCTCGTCATTGCCGCCATCGGCGAACTGGTGACGGAGCGGGCCGGCGTCCTCAATCTCGGCGTCGAGGGCATGGTGGTCATCGGCTCCGTCAGCGCCTTCGCCGCAGCACAACTGAGCGGCTCCGCCTATATTGGATTGCTGGCAGGGATTGCCGGCGGCGCGTTTTTCTCGCTGCTGTTCAGCTTTCTCACCCTGACGCTGGTTGCAAACCAGGTGGCGACGGGGCTGGCGCTGACGATTATGGGGCTCGGCGCCTCCGGCATGATCGGCGAGTCCTATGTCAGCGTTCCCGGCATCCGGCTACTTCCGATCGAGATCCCGCTGCTGTCGCAAATACCCTACATCGGCACCGTGCTGTTCAAGCAGGACATCGTCTTTTACGTATCCATCTTGCTCGTCATCGCCGTCAACTGGTTCCTGTTCCGCAGCCGGGCGGGGCTTAAACTCCGAGCCATCGGCGACAGCCACGGATCGGCCCATGCCCTCGGCATTCCTGTCATCAGGACGCGCTATCTGGCCGTGATGTTCGGCGGTGCCTGCGCCGGGCTGGCTGGCGCGCAGCTGTCGCTGATCTATACGCCGCAATGGACGGAGAACATGTCCGGCGGCCGTGGCTGGATCGCCCTGGCGCTCGTGGTGTTCTCGTCCTGGCGTCCGTGGCGCATATTAGCGGGCGGCTACCTGTTCGGGGCGGTGACGATCCTGCAGCTGCATGCACAGGCGTTCGGCATCGGCATTCCAGCCCAGTTTCTGTCGATGCTTCCCTATGCGGCGACAGTGATCGTGCTTATCATCATTTCTCAAAATCGGCGTATGACTCTCATCAATACGCCGGCATCGCTCGGCAAATCCTTCGTGCCGGACCGGTGATAAAATGCCAGAAGACGGGCTCTCGCCAACTTTACAAACAACAGGGGTTCTTATGAAAAAAATTGCAATTGCACTGGCAGCAACCGCCGCCGTGATCATCGGTTTCGGCTCGTCGGCCGAAGCGGCTGGCAAGACCAAGGTCTGCTTCGTCTATGTCGGTTCCCACACCGACGGCGGCTGGTCGCAGGCCCACGACATGGGCCGCCTTGCGGTCGAAAAGGAATTCGGCAGCAAAGTCGAAACCGCCTACCTCGAAAACGTTGCCGAAGGCCCGGACTCCGAGCGCGCCATCGAGCGCATGGCCCGTTCGAATTGCTCGATCGTCTTCACGACGTCGTTCGGCTTCATGGACTCGACGGTTGCAGTTGCCAAGAAGTTCCCGAAGGTCAAGTTTGAACACGCGACCGGATTCAAGACTGCCGACAACCTCGCGACCTACAATTCGCGCTTCTACGAAGGCCGCTACATCAACGGCCAGATTGCCGGCAAGATGTCGAAGAAGGGTATCGCCGGATACATCGCAACCTTCCCGGTTCCGGAAGTCGTCATGGGCATCAACGCCTTCGAGCAGGGCGCCAAGTCGGTCAACCCGAATTTCAAGATGAAGGTCATCTGGATCAACACCTGGTTCGACCCGGGCAAGGAAGCCGATGCGGCAAAGGCGCTGATCGACCAGGGGGTCGACGTGCTGACCCAGCACACCGATACCACGGCACCGATGCAGGTTGCCGAACAGCGCGGCGTCTATGCTTTCGGTCAGTCCTCGGACATGATCAAGGCCGGCCCCAAGGTACAGCTGACGGCGATCGAGGACACCTGGGGTCCCTACTACATCAAGCGCGTCAAGGCGCTGATGGACGGCACCTGGAAGTCCGAGCAGTCCTTCGACGGACTGAAGGCCGGCAACCTCACCATGGCGCCTTACACCAACATGCCGGATGACGTGAAGAAGATGGCTGAAGACACCGAAGCCAAGATCAGGTCCGGAGAGCTTGCACCGTTTACCGGCCCGATAAACAAGCAGGACGGTACGCCTTGGCTCAAGGCTGGCGAGAAGGCCGACGACGGCACGCTGCTGGGCATGAACTTCTACGTCGAAGGCGTCGACGACAAACTGCCGAAGTGAACAGTATATTCCATTGAACTAACGGAAAGGGCGCCGATTTGGCGCCCTTTTTGCTGCAGTGCGTCACACTATCCGC carries:
- a CDS encoding ABC transporter permease, which produces MRIELEKRGGVSRLFGLLSPLLALLLTLIAGGIMFLLLGKDPLGSLYALLVEPLFDPWSLNELAKKAAPLILIAVGLSVCYRSNNWNIGAEGQYSVGAIVGSMIPVYFYDWQSPLVLPLMLVMGALGGALFATIPALLKTHFNTNEILTSLMLTYIAQLFLDWLTRGPWRNPDGHGFYGTRDFTPDQVLPPIWDDIVTAHWGLIFAIVAAVLIWFMMRFTLKGFEVVVLGQSERAGRFAGFSPRKMVWFSFILSGALAGLAGISEVSGSIGHLQPDISPSYGFTAIIVAFLGRLNPLGIIASGFVLALTYIGGEAAQLSIGVSDKVTRVFQGFLLFFVLSCDTLIYYKVRIVWSRIRARTGAAS
- a CDS encoding ABC transporter permease, whose translation is MTFFEAVLLTIITASTPLVIAAIGELVTERAGVLNLGVEGMVVIGSVSAFAAAQLSGSAYIGLLAGIAGGAFFSLLFSFLTLTLVANQVATGLALTIMGLGASGMIGESYVSVPGIRLLPIEIPLLSQIPYIGTVLFKQDIVFYVSILLVIAVNWFLFRSRAGLKLRAIGDSHGSAHALGIPVIRTRYLAVMFGGACAGLAGAQLSLIYTPQWTENMSGGRGWIALALVVFSSWRPWRILAGGYLFGAVTILQLHAQAFGIGIPAQFLSMLPYAATVIVLIIISQNRRMTLINTPASLGKSFVPDR
- a CDS encoding BMP family ABC transporter substrate-binding protein encodes the protein MKKIAIALAATAAVIIGFGSSAEAAGKTKVCFVYVGSHTDGGWSQAHDMGRLAVEKEFGSKVETAYLENVAEGPDSERAIERMARSNCSIVFTTSFGFMDSTVAVAKKFPKVKFEHATGFKTADNLATYNSRFYEGRYINGQIAGKMSKKGIAGYIATFPVPEVVMGINAFEQGAKSVNPNFKMKVIWINTWFDPGKEADAAKALIDQGVDVLTQHTDTTAPMQVAEQRGVYAFGQSSDMIKAGPKVQLTAIEDTWGPYYIKRVKALMDGTWKSEQSFDGLKAGNLTMAPYTNMPDDVKKMAEDTEAKIRSGELAPFTGPINKQDGTPWLKAGEKADDGTLLGMNFYVEGVDDKLPK